GCTCGTGCCAGCAGCGGGATTTCGTCCAGCGGCGCTGGCATGGTCTTCCAGCGTCCTCCCCCGAGGACCTTCGCTTCGTCGAGGTCGAACGATCCGTCGGCCGCGTCGTAGTCGATCGTGCGCCACAGGTCCACCCAGCGACCCTTCGGCAGGTATACCCGTCGGGTGGTCGCACCCGGCTCGGTCACCGGAGCCACCATCAGTCCTGGTCCGAACATGTACTGATCGTCTTGCGCGACCGCTCGCGGTTCGTAAGGGAACTGCAGGGCCATGGCCCGCATCATCGGCAGACCGTTCCGCCGGTACTCAACCGCCGCGGCCCGCAGGTAGGGGAAGAGCTGGGTGCGCAGCTTTGCGTAGCGCCTCCAGTTGTCGATCTGGTCGAGATCGAGGATCTGGGGCCTCCGTGCATAGCCGAGCTGGAAGCCGTTCGCCTGGCTTCGCATCGCTCCGGAGAAAGCTCCGAACTGGACCCATCGGGTTAAAAGTTCGGGCGAGAGGGGGTCGGTGAGGAGGGAGAAGTAGCCGCCGATGTCCGAGCCCCAGACGCCCACGCCGGAGAGCCCCATCGTGATGCCGTTGGTGACCGCGGCCCGCAGACCGTCGTAGTCCCAGGTGGTCGACGGATCGCCACCCCAGACCACGGGGGCACAGGCGGCCGCTCCGGTGTAGCCAGAGCGGATGAAGCGCAGCACCGGTCGTCCGTAATCCTTGGTCTGTTCGTGGGCGCTGCAGTGGTAGTCGCGCGGGTACTGGTTGTGCATGACCATTCCCGGCGTACCGTCGGCGGAGACCGAGTCCGGTGGCGTGTACTCGCCGAAGTCCTCCATCCAGCCGTCGTAGCCGTCATCCAGCGCCTCCCGCAGGAGGTTCCCGTACGAATCTTGCGCTCCCGGTGACGAGAAGTCGAACTGGCCGACCGTGAACCGCAGATATTTGTACTCATAGGGCAGTCCGGTCCGGTCCCGGGTGATTTCGCCGTTGGCCGCGAGTTCATCGAAAGGCGGGTCGTAATTGGTGCAGATCATCGGATTGAAATAGGTCGTGACGGCCATCCCGCTTCGATGGAAGAGGTCCGTGCGGTCGCGCTGGCCCTGCTCATCGCCCCGCTGGTCACCACAGGGCAGGTAGTGGGCGTAGGTCTGGCCGACCGAAGTCGGGACGTCAGCTGTGCGCAGCCGGTCGATCGTCTCCTGGTCGCCGTCCTTCGACTGGACCCACGGTCCGAGGAACCAGGGGGCCGGGGCGGGCTGCCGGCCGATCGCGGCGCTCATTCGCCGCAGGGCGCCGGCCGGTTTCGGTCCGGCGAAGAAGCGAATCGAGATCGATCGTGGTGAAGGGGCGTCGACCGGCTGGCGGGCGAGTCCATCCACGTCGCGGGAAAGTTCGAGGCTCCAGGTGTCGGCCTGGTCGGTGCCGAGCCGGAAGTAACTCGGCTCGGAGTTCTCGACCAGCACGCCGTAGCCGGCGGTCGAGAGCAGCCAGGGCATCGGGAAGTAGGTGGCGTCTTCGCTTTCGTCGGTCGTCCGCAGCGCCCACTCGGGCACCGAATTGCGGATGACCGGGTATTCGTCCGGCTGGTACGGACCCTCGCCGACCCAGTTCTCGACCACTTTGCCGCGCTGGTCAACCGAGTTCGAGCGCTCGCCGAATCCGAGATATCGCTCGCCTTTTCGGGCGTGGAAGGCCATGCCGAGGGCAGCTACATCGGTCAGGGGGCCGACGATCCGGGCGCGGAGGCGGATCGAGCCCCGGTCGGCGGGTTCGACGCTGATCTTCAGGTCGCGTTGCGGGTCGGTGGTGGCCACGCGCATGAGTCTCGAGGAGCCCTGCCTCCACGACTTTCTTACCCGGATCGCGTGTTTCCAGTCGCCACCGACCCGGAAGCCGATGGTGCCTGCCGAAGTCGTACCCCTGCCCGGCTGCTCGGCGAGCACCTTGCGGCCCCGCTGATCCGTCAACTCGAAGGCCCACGGTTTACCGGTCGCGGTGGCCGTGAGGTTGCCACTCCGGACCGCTTCGCCGGCGTGTTTTGAGCCCTGCGACTTGGTGGCCTGAGCCGTTGCCGCCGTAGCACCGAACAACATCAACCCGGTCAGCGCCGCGAGCAGCAACAATTTTGGTGACTCCCTGAAGGTCATGGAGATGACTCTACATGGCCGGGTCTCGCCTACCGTTCCAGCGGTGGCGCGCCCGATTCTTCCTCGGCGTCGACCTCCCATGACTGGATGATCGGCAGCTTCCACATGACGCTGGCGAAAAGCAGTCCGAGCGCGGCGGCGAGCATCGCGATGAACCAGCCGTCTGCGCCCAGCATCGTCATGTCGAAGAATTCGCGCACCGGCGTCACCGCGAGGATCCCCGCAAAGAGCGCGCCCAGCCCCGCGACCATCGCCAGCATGTAGCTCTGGATCGCGATGTGGTCGCGGCCGGGTCCGCGCTCGAGCAGCAGCACGAAGCAGAGTCCGAGCACGATCAGTGTCGTGGTCGCCGCCGTGCGGCCTTCTTCCAGGGTGCCGCCGAAGACGACGTCGACCAGGAAGAA
The DNA window shown above is from Thermoleophilia bacterium and carries:
- a CDS encoding glycoside hydrolase family 31 protein; translation: MTFRESPKLLLLAALTGLMLFGATAATAQATKSQGSKHAGEAVRSGNLTATATGKPWAFELTDQRGRKVLAEQPGRGTTSAGTIGFRVGGDWKHAIRVRKSWRQGSSRLMRVATTDPQRDLKISVEPADRGSIRLRARIVGPLTDVAALGMAFHARKGERYLGFGERSNSVDQRGKVVENWVGEGPYQPDEYPVIRNSVPEWALRTTDESEDATYFPMPWLLSTAGYGVLVENSEPSYFRLGTDQADTWSLELSRDVDGLARQPVDAPSPRSISIRFFAGPKPAGALRRMSAAIGRQPAPAPWFLGPWVQSKDGDQETIDRLRTADVPTSVGQTYAHYLPCGDQRGDEQGQRDRTDLFHRSGMAVTTYFNPMICTNYDPPFDELAANGEITRDRTGLPYEYKYLRFTVGQFDFSSPGAQDSYGNLLREALDDGYDGWMEDFGEYTPPDSVSADGTPGMVMHNQYPRDYHCSAHEQTKDYGRPVLRFIRSGYTGAAACAPVVWGGDPSTTWDYDGLRAAVTNGITMGLSGVGVWGSDIGGYFSLLTDPLSPELLTRWVQFGAFSGAMRSQANGFQLGYARRPQILDLDQIDNWRRYAKLRTQLFPYLRAAAVEYRRNGLPMMRAMALQFPYEPRAVAQDDQYMFGPGLMVAPVTEPGATTRRVYLPKGRWVDLWRTIDYDAADGSFDLDEAKVLGGGRWKTMPAPLDEIPLLARAGALLTTLDPDVDTLTDYGSDNQEIVNLDDRSGRRLLAFPRGRSVGYFNGRGRLYSKEGKRSWRLKVVDGRTRTWKVDASLSTMRQSIKPRCVKLDGRKMPADSWTYRNLGQRFETTFSPKKRIATLEVSAGRC